Part of the Scomber japonicus isolate fScoJap1 chromosome 2, fScoJap1.pri, whole genome shotgun sequence genome, TTAAGTAATTCATGTTACAGATCAATTTAAAGAATGAAGGTAAAATGGAACTGTTGGCTGACCGTTGTAATGATGTCAAGGTGAGCTCTCGCCACCAGCAGATCCAAGCAGGCTACAACAAGGTATGACCAGGCCAGGCGCTGCAACACACCTGGGATCCGCAGGTTGTTCCACGATACTGCGGTGTTGAGAAGGATCAAGTGTGAGCCCAAGTGCAGGAAGAAACACACAAGCAAGTAAATAAAGGAAGACGCAGCCACATAAGTCCACAGAGACTGTACAGTGATGAATAATATTGTCTGTTAATCATCTAAATGGTTTGGGATACGACAACCATTAATACAGAACTGTTTATACTCACATGGTCCCTGACAGTAATTTGGATTGATGATGAAGACGCCaatgatgaagagctgcaggctCCTCCACACAACTTTTCTCAACAGTGAGCTGCGAGTCGCACCTGCACGTAACATTGAGTTGACTGAAAGAGCGATGGATGTCCCCATGATGAACACAAacctggtggaggagggagatggaaagagagagagaaaatgagacaaaGAGAGTGTTAGAAATAATATATGattaaataagataagatacataTACATCTGATAACAAATTAGAGCCCACCAATAAATATGGCCAACATATTGTCATCAGATTATATTAATCTTGCTATCGGGGCCTTATTAAGTTAATTTTTTTAGGGGGGGTGTCTGGTTAAATATTGGTCTGGAGTCTATTTCCAAATTCAACAACCCATAAACAAGTTCACACCGGTTTGCAGGGAGAACTAGCTTATGATAGAAAATGCATATCAGAACATAATCCTTCAAGCAAGTTGTAATGACTTGAACATCTACTGCAACTCATTATAAATACCTTTATGCATGAATTCCACATTATCTGTAATGATCATGGTTCTGGCTCTCTGTCAGTACATACTTTGCCATGATCATTGCATTACAAAATATCAGCAAATAGTTACTTTCATGTTTGAGTGGAAATAAAGAGTGTCCAATTGTAGAGTGGAGTTGATTAATCTGCAGTGTGAAAATATGCCAGTGAAACATTAcagaagaaaatgtaaatgGAGTTTACCAAGGGAAAACCAGATCTGCAACAGTAAGGCCTGTAaggagacaaacaggaaacactgtcagaataaatccaatccactttatttatatagcatgaTTTTAACAAACACAGTGTTTCTAAAGTGCTAATAAACTCCAAAACCAAGATATTTTACAAAGATATGTGAATAAAGagtcattttaacatgtttgaaaaaaagagaacaattGAGACTCACCATTCCAGCTCTCATGTCTGAAAAACCAATACCGCCCCCCTCCATAATTCACAAACACCATAATTACTAAAGAGATCCTGTcaggaaacagaaaatacagcatTACTGAAAAGCATGGAGAAAATCAAAGTTGCATGGACACACTCATCTCAAATGTGAAACGCATAGCAGTGAGAATCATGTGACACACGACAGATCAGACCAAGTGGTAAATTAGCgaacatatttctttaaaaagctGAGCTGCTAGGGTGAGCGGCAGGTGGGGTGGGGTTAATGGCCTACCCTCTGAATGTGTCCAGAGATCGCAGCCTTTTGCTGGGGCTGggtgatggagggaggatgtTGTCAGTAACTGGTGCCACTGTCCTGCCAGGGGAGCCCAGTTCCTGCATGATGAAAGTTAAGTTAGATATTAACATTATTCTACTGAAAGCATACACACTACTGCACCCTGTGGCATTAACTTGAGTGAAAGAAACATTCACTATACAAGTCACAGAGTTACACATAATACTTTATACAATTCGTAAAGGATTTGACCAATATCAATTCTTGAAGAAAATATCTAGTAACCAATTTTGTGcaactattagttattgtttgACATGAAAGTGAAGCAACCCTCCATTCAAATAGCTTGTAAACTCTCTACTAAAACCTTTACTAACTCTTTAAGTGAAAAAGTGCTAAATATAGGCAGCATGTgtcatataaaatatgttttaaatggtgtcaattgtttttttaaactaaaaactaaaaacacacagagctgcttgaCATAAATTCTTAAAAGTATACCAAGAAAACTGATATCAAACCCCAATGAAAATGATATTTTGTAGCTCATTTTGGTGTAGTCAGAGTAGCTAAATATAGTTTGTGACTGGAAGAATGCCCTCCAGAGAAACACTCACAGAGTTGATGAGCCTCTCTGTCTCCATAGTGCCACCAATTCGGAAGAGTAGACCCTTCACTACATCAAGTCTGGACAGGAAATAAGCAACCAGTTAGAAGTGATTCTCTAATAGCGAAAAGCTAAAGAAATGCCATCATTAATTTCATGTATCATTCATACGtcttgattttgtttgtttatgaacTCTGCACATGTTCCAGTCAGAACAAAACAGATCACAGCTTTACTTTAATCAACTGAATAAACAGagttgaacaaaacagaataaaatgagCTTACCCTAATATTGTTCTTCCAATGGCAAACACCAAGGCCAGTCCAGCAAAGATAAGAAAAGCTACCAAGATTGCTGTGGAGAGACAATCAGATGTACAATAGTGTGTACTCTGTGAAGGATAATAATGGTGAACACCTTACATCCACGTCTTACAAgcttatgaatgtgtgtatgtgcgtgtgacTCACGTATGTAGCTGTTGACAGGGTCTGCATCAGTCACTATGGAGCAGCTGACCACTGAGGAGTCGTTCAAATTTTTCACCCACAGAGAGTAGTTCCCATGCTCCCCAAAGTGGAAGGGAACCCTGagtatttaaaacaatatgtcAATGCTTGATATCTATGCACATAGTCGTTCCATGGATCAGTTATTCAACAAATCATTCAACATATCTTTTTGTTACAAGATAGTTAGTAGACACACAATTCATCTGAACTGTCAGAGACATTTCCCACTGGTTGAAGGATAAACTGGAGGACCTTCAATGTTAATTTCATTTATACAATATATGCCGAGGTCTTGCATATGTGAAACATGTCTGTATTCATTAACTTACGTGCAGAGCTCCAGGTTGTCAGGAGTACTATTGAGCTGTAGTGTGAGTCCATGCTGAGTGCCCACAATGAAATCCTCTGAACTGAGCTGACCAGGACCGGGTTTACTAAGGACCACCCCAAGCGGCTGGtacaaacactaacacacagagaaacaagcACCAGGCATCTGAACTGCAGcattatcatcatcaacatcataaaCATAAACTAGTCAGATATCCACCACTGGAAGGGACGAATGGAGCTTTGGTGAAAGTTCAGTCAGTTAGTTTCATTTCCCATCCCTCACACATGCTTACTCATAATTGCCTTGCTATCATTGTTTGGAGCATCAACTGAGATATCAGCTAttcacatctaaccaataaCATGGTGTCGGTGATACACCTTAATTTTCAGCATATCATATTACAGCTGctcttttaaatctattttctcCCTTTCTGCCCCTCAGTGCTTTAACGCAGCCATTTTGCATGTCTCACTTCCTCCCTATCACTGCCCAGTCACAGGTTTATCACTTCAACAACTTCATCAGCCCTATCAGTCTCAGCagaagtcatcagccaccaccaccagtgtctgaaCTCCATGGAGAGATTtatattgctgctgctgcatagGACTGATCTCCCGTAATAATAACATCTCCCTGTAGGCTCTAAGCGGCAAAGACTTTTGACAAGATGTAATCATAAATATAATGTCTATAATAAACTATTATTTTTGCTTCATTCACTTCTCTCTCCTGATTGAATTTTGGTGTGGAGTGTGCCCAACTTACCTGATAGCAGCGCTCTGACACCCAGGACACCACTAAATCAGAGTCCAACTCATTGTTAACTCTCAGAAGTGCCTCATCCATCTTCAGGACTCTGTGCTTGTGATAAGAGAAGCCAGCTGGAGAAAGAAATGAGCAGCACACATTGAGCAGATGCAGATAAATCCAAATCCATTTGCTATACAGACACAGAGGCACCATGCAGTAAAGATGCTGCAGCCCACAGTGTTGCTCAAGCTGACCACACCCAACTATGAGTCTACTCTTTACTAAACGCTGTATACATTATTTAAATCATATGAACCAAGTGCACATACGTTGAATAATCCTAACCTTTCTGACTCCATATTTACATAGATATTGTATAACATTAAGTGGGAGGAATCATACCGTGGATGCGTTGCGTTATTGCTCTTGTAGAGGCTAAATCAGTGTAACTATCGTGCTGTAACTTACCTCAAAGCTACTCGGCCACTGTCACCGAGGTCAATTTATTCCATACCAAAAGTGTGTATGTGGTAGTAGCTGGATGTAGCCGGAATAAGCAAAGAAACAGACGGACTGACGTGCAAGCTACAGACAGGCTAGTGCTGCTGTCTGGAAGaggaaagcatgtgagaaggcTGAAGTTATGGCTGCAGAGCCCGGTGGTCACATGCTGAATTAATCCGTAAAATAGCCCCACGGAGGGAAGTTCAAACGAGACGGACGGAGCTCATTGTTGGCTGCTTCTTCCAGCTGGTGCTGTTTGAAGCCAACCTGAACTTAGCTCCAagctgatattttatggttttaattgtcagtttcatttctatagccGTGAATCTGCTGTTGTTTGGACGCTTTCGTTAATACTGGAAGGAAATGAGTTTAAAAAGCCACTGAGATCAAAGTGCTGTCAATTATAACTGGACTTTCAGCTAATTAGCTTGGTAGCTAAGTGAAACTAGCTTGTGAGCCCTCATCCCCAAAAACTTGCCCTTGTGGGGGTATCGGTACTTACAGGTCGACATTTCAGCTGTCAGTGGTACCACGCAGACGGCTATGACCAAAACTATAGTTGCAAGATAAAACATCTCCACCTTCCCTGGCTTTGACATTTCGCTCTGACTTTTCTGTGTCACTGCTACGTCtgaagttgtgttttttgtggtttCCTTTAATTTCCCTTTTGCCATAATAGATACCACTTCCTACTCTTCCTTGTTTTGATTTTGTAGTGGGAGCGAGAAGggacaaattaaaatgatttagaattgcgacatcttttttttttgcaattggCGCCTCAGCAATAACTTTAAATGACCCCCAGGGTATGTTCTAATCATATCAGCAGCGAGAATAGAGGTATCTCACTTTTTAGTTAAATGTATTATGAATTAATATTAGTAACACTTGCCTATATTTTGTGGCCGAGAGTAGCCTACCTGCCACCAAAAAATGACCATAACAAGACTGAATTACCCCTGAATAACTACTGTTGATATTGCTTTTTTAATGTGCTATTATGCATGTGGTAGTGTTTATTCTTTCAGTCATTTCCTCCTGATAATGTATTACAGACATTTTTCTAATTGGCATCTCTGATCAGAAAGTCATCAGCCAGAATCAACACAGCAATCCTAACTCATTTCATTGTTGGAAAGTGATGTTTCCTTAAACTAGCAGGAATGTTTGAACTGAATTTAACAGATTTAAGTccaaaataaagttaaagaatTTAATATTAGAATTTTGAATACAAACTATCGCTATAATTATAGACATGATGTTTCCCCTTTATTTTCCCACtgcaaaaaacatatttccttgGTTATTATATGTCTGTACTCATGCAAGAAACTTTTGGATTCAAGTTTTCTTATTAATCTTGGAGACTCATAAGGTATGAAAGCATGGTCTTATTTCTGAATGTTGAATATAAGTGGATTACTTGATaaaattgctgtttttttccagcCTACGATGCTGTCTGTAGACTAGAATAacctataaaaacaaaacactttaaagACATCTTAACGATATTGCCTGATTATTTACGTTGGTTTGCGATACTGTCATATTGTAATGATACAGTTTtacttctgtttgtctttttgggATCAGAAATGCATTTTCCCCTCAATACTCCATGTGCTGTTTGTAATGTAACTATGACTGACGCATGCGCATACGCTGCAACAACAAGGAATTCAAATCGATAGTCGAGCGGCGCCTCCCATCAGACTTCATCTTTCACAATGGCAGATAAACAAAATGCCCAGAAAAGGTAATAATACAAACTTGCCCGTGAATGACACTAAACCTCTTAGTTAATTGTTAATAGTGGATATACAAACGACTAAATAGCAACAATGAAGTCAACTTGTAGCTAATATAAACAGTTTAGCGAAGTGGCTAACTTAGCTAGTTAGCCACGTTAACGTTTTAACCCATTTTCTCTCATGTCCTCGctaacttttattttgttttattttttgtagcgTCAAAATAGCCGCAGGCGCCGTAGTTTGTGTTGAAAGTGAAATCAGAGGAGATGTCACCATAGGTAAGATGCTGTAGGCAACTTGTAAATAGAAACTGCTGACTTCACAACCCtgcatttcttttcctttaatcCGGTCAGTCTCTACTGCCTGTCTACTTTTGCTACTTAGATGTATATGTCCAGCATCTTTTCTCAGTAACTTTTCCTGCCTTACTCAGGCCCCAGAACAGTGGTCCACCCAAAAGCTCGCATCATTGCCGATGCAGGTCCCATTGTGATCGGAGAAGGCAATTTGATCGAAGAGCAAGCACTTATCATTAATAGGTAATGCAATATTTCCTGTTACTCAGTGTAATCTCTTTTATCCATCTTTGAGTGTGTACTGTCTTTGCTTTGTAATCATTATAGTAACTACACGCTTTGGTTTTTATTACCCAAGTTACCCAGAAAACATCACACCAGATTCAGAAGTGGAACCAAAGACTATGACCATTGGTATCAACAACGTATTTGAAGTTGGCTGCGGTATCCTTTTAAATAGTCTTGACTCGACAGGTCAAGGGATTTCATTTTGTAGCCATGTAAACATTTTGAGCTGTCAAAATCTGATTTTGCCTTAACTGGTGAACCAGTGTCACAAGCCCTGAAAATAGGGGACAACAATGTGATAGAGTCAAAAGGTGGGATGTTCAaatctttgttttggttttcagtgcTTGCATACATCAAGATGTGAGCACCTGCAGCATCTCAAGGAAAGACTGGAGCATTTATATGAATGAAGTAACTCACTTGCTAATATCCTCTGTTGTGTAGCTGACGTTGGTAGGAATGTGATCCTGACCAGTGGATGCATCATCGGGGCTTTCTGTCAGGTCAACACCTGTGAGGTCATCCCTGAGAACACGGTCATCTATGGCTCTGGATGTATGAGGCGGGTTCAGACAGAGAGACCACAGGTATGTGCTTTCACTAAATGGCAACATTTTGAGTGTCAATGTGGAAACCTTGCCAAATTGTCTGAATAATACACAAACTGGCACATTAAGGTTTTCATAGGTGATGTATCCCACCAAGAATAGTAATGTTGTTGCCCCAGTGATCAGAAATGTCACAAAAAGCTCAGGGTGGTCAAATATTTTAGCAGCAGTACtgtaaaggaaaaaataaacattaaattattaattgatAAATAAGCAGCAAATTATCTACGTATGCTGGCTGATACATTGGCTTATCAcagattatattattatatattctcCAAAATATAATTCCTAAAAAGTATGTATATTAATGAGTTTTTAAACCATGCTGTATACAAAAGAATACTGTGCAAATAACCACAGATGTATATATGAGCTGCAGCTCAGACATGTTTTTGGCTTGTTTAGAGTCTACATCTGATTTAAAAGTAGTATGCAACAAAAACTCCATATTTAAACTGCACGTGTGTAATGAGATTTAACACATTACTGCATGAATCTACGCTGATGGAAGACAGATTTAAGGCTCCACAAGTTTAACAAAATTTTACcataattcatctttttttttaactgtagtCTTCTCAGGAAAAACTTAAATATTGGTAAACTTGAGCGTACCTTGGTTGTAAGTAGtgcaagatttaaaaaaaaaaggccaatgTCTGAAATGGTTGTGGAAGAAACACCACTTGTATGTCTTCTGAgttttaacacatttgtttgtttgtaatcTTTACAGCCTCAGACTCTTCAGCTCGACTTTCTGATGAAGATTCTACCAAACTACCACCATTTAAAGAAAACTGTTAAACCAGGCCACACTGCTAACTGAAATGGAACTTTATACTTGTGAAGGATTTATTGTAAATGGCTAGTCAACCCATATTTAAATAGGTAATGCTGGGGGAGGAAGCATGAATGTATATAATTATATGTATGGAGCTTCATCAGTACTTTTTCTCACTGGTATTTTCTACTTTAACTACAAGCATTTCCTCTTTATCTTGCTGTGCTGATGAATCCTTTtctataattaattaaataacctAAAATACTGATTCGTGTACTATTTTATGATAACAGTTGTTACTGGTCATTTCATCCAGTTAGAATACATAGGAATGAATAGGTTTTCAGTGTGTATCCACAATTGGGACAGATATGGTCATTGatattcaatttaatttttctATAAAAACACCAGCTATCTACTTTTACTGTCATTTTTGAGAAGACCTCAGAAAAGCCATTTGACCTCAATTAACGAATGTAACACACCACTATACACTGCAATGAATGTAAATCAAGAAATGAGGCAGCATCATGTAACAGTGTCAATTACTAAAATAAATTCACAAAATTCTAGCATTTTAAATCTTTGCTATGATGCTACGGtgtaaaacaatttaaatacaTTGGAATTCAATGAGAAGTGACGTCCAAGATGGTTCAATGTGATCTCAATGATGCACAACACAAGCAACTCCTATTGAAATGGTGGAAAGTTATCAATATTTGAGGAGAGTTGCCCCAAAGAATATCTtctacacacatttctttgtgataCACTGagtaaaatgaaggaaaaaaaatatttacacacttaAACTCTGATTTGCAGGTTTCTTACAGTCAAATGACAGCGCCCCCTGTAAAAAGGATGATAGTTTTGGTCGGGGTATACAGCATCATTAATGGTCTCAGTACTCCTTTCCTCTAAGGTCCTGCAGTTATCACATATCAATAACCAAACTAAAAAGGATTCCACACAATAGTTGCTCTTGACTCCATGTAATACAAGATCACAGAGGAGTgcgaggagaggaaaagaagaaagctgGTTGACATGAACAGCCATAAAAAGTCTTTCTATTGTAGTGATTCTGCATCTATCCTGCGGTGGGTTCACTTCTTCCCAGGCACACCATCTGTATAGTCCTCCAGCACTCCCGCCAAATGGTTGTTGTGAGTCTTGAAgtgtctcttcctctgtccacctttgttcttcttcttttgaacTGGTAACTGCAGAGAACACAGATGTAGTACAGATGTTAATACTGAGTGTTTGAGGATTTTTCAACCATGACCCAGCTGAAGGGCTCTCGCTCAATACTAGAACAATTTCAAAATTCCTTTAAAGTCACTTTAAAATAGGGTCCAGGTTTAAAAATAGTTTCCCTGTAAAGTCGTTACTTCTAGTGAAATCAATCATTTTATACATAAGTAGTATTCATTTGGCGagttaaattaaaaatcaaGCAGACCAAAAGACACAGaccactttctttcctcctg contains:
- the hgsnat gene encoding heparan-alpha-glucosaminide N-acetyltransferase, whose protein sequence is MAKGKLKETTKNTTSDVAVTQKSQSEMSKPGKVEMFYLATIVLVIAVCVVPLTAEMSTSGFSYHKHRVLKMDEALLRVNNELDSDLVVSWVSERCYQCLYQPLGVVLSKPGPGQLSSEDFIVGTQHGLTLQLNSTPDNLELCTVPFHFGEHGNYSLWVKNLNDSSVVSCSIVTDADPVNSYIPILVAFLIFAGLALVFAIGRTILGLDVVKGLLFRIGGTMETERLINSELGSPGRTVAPVTDNILPPSPSPSKRLRSLDTFRGISLVIMVFVNYGGGRYWFFRHESWNGLTVADLVFPWFVFIMGTSIALSVNSMLRAGATRSSLLRKVVWRSLQLFIIGVFIINPNYCQGPLSWNNLRIPGVLQRLAWSYLVVACLDLLVARAHLDIITTDAWWSPCLDILLYWPAWLCVLLLETIWLCLTFVLPVPDCPNGYLGPGGIGDMGLYANCTGGAAGFIDRWLLGENHIYQTPSSRVIYATGMPYDPEGVLGSINSVFMAFLGLQAGKIILHYRDLHTSIVSRFLIWGLILGAISAVLTKCSTDQGFIPVNKNLWSLSYVTTLACFAFVLLVLVYYTVDVKKWWSGAPFYYPGMNSILVYVGHEVFEEYFPFRWHMANSQSHAEHLTQNLVATSCWVFISYVLYRKKIFWKI
- the LOC128379686 gene encoding dynactin subunit 6-like, with protein sequence MADKQNAQKSVKIAAGAVVCVESEIRGDVTIGPRTVVHPKARIIADAGPIVIGEGNLIEEQALIINSYPENITPDSEVEPKTMTIGINNVFEVGCVSQALKIGDNNVIESKADVGRNVILTSGCIIGAFCQVNTCEVIPENTVIYGSGCMRRVQTERPQPQTLQLDFLMKILPNYHHLKKTVKPGHTAN